A single genomic interval of Rhododendron vialii isolate Sample 1 chromosome 3a, ASM3025357v1 harbors:
- the LOC131319580 gene encoding transmembrane ascorbate ferrireductase 1, giving the protein MAIAIPVKALPLSFVVHALAIAGAVLVLVWNIYFRGGLAWESTDKSLIFNLHPVLMLIGLIIIGGEAIISYKALPFKKEEKKIIHLVLHAIALILGIIGVYAAFKYHNESSIANLYSLHSWLGIGVISLYGIQWLYGFVAFFYPGGTAAIRRESLPWHVLFGIFVYILAVATATLGFLEKLTFLENSGLAKYGSEAFLVNFTAIITVLYGTFVLLTALSQGPVEDDYSYSAI; this is encoded by the exons atggcgatAGCTATTCCGGTGAAGGCGTTGCCGCTGTCGTTCGTGGTGCACGCGCTGGCGATAGCGGGCGCGGTTCTGGTGTTGGTTTGGAACATCTACTTCAGAGGCGGCTTGGCCTGGGAATCCACCGACAAAAGCCTCATCTTCAAT CTTCATCCTGTTCTGATGTTGATTGGTTTGATTATCATTGGAGGTGAAG CCATTATTAGTTACAAAGCTCttcctttcaaaaaagaagagaaaaaaataattcaccTAGTTCTGCATGCTATAGCACTGATACTCGGTATAATCGGTGTTTATGCGGCATTTAAGTATCACAATGAGAGCAGTATTGCCAATCTGTACAGTTTACACTCCTGGCTTGGAATTGGAGTTATTTCCCTCTATGGCATTCAG TGGCTTTATGGATTTGTTGCTTTCTTCTACCCTGGGGGAACGGCTGCAATTAGAAGAGAATCACTTCCATGGCATGTGCTGTTTGGAATATTCGTCTACATCTTGGCTGTTGCCACTGCCACGTTGGGGTTCCTCGAGAAGCTGACATTCCTTGAGAACTCTGGCCTCGCTAAATATGGCTCTGAGGCTTTTCTAGTCAACTTCACTGCCATTATCACTGTATTGTATGGAACTTTTGTGCTATTGACAGCTCTCTCTCAAGGTCCAGTCGAAGATGACTATAGCTACTCTGCAATATGA